The following proteins are encoded in a genomic region of Luteitalea sp.:
- a CDS encoding methyltransferase domain-containing protein — MNSLNEEIKRYWNAHIHDLEMTTQPIGTREFFDDLEAYRFDKLRYLPQLVDFGAFAGRELLEVGCGIGTDLVRFARGGARTTGVDLSETAIDLAQRNVALHGVADRATLRVADGEALPFEADHFDCVYGHGVIPYTGDPARLLSECYRVLKRGGHGLFMVYNRVSWLNALSKVMRVDLEHADAPVLRKYSIPEFRDLLEQVGFRDGRIVPERFPVRSRLHGGWKGALYNTCFVGTFNTLPRPLVQRFGWHLMALYRK; from the coding sequence GTGAATAGTTTGAACGAAGAGATCAAGCGTTACTGGAACGCGCATATTCATGACCTGGAGATGACGACGCAGCCCATTGGGACGCGTGAGTTCTTCGACGATCTCGAGGCGTACCGTTTCGACAAGCTGCGCTACTTACCGCAGCTCGTCGACTTCGGCGCGTTTGCTGGGCGGGAGCTCCTCGAGGTTGGCTGCGGCATCGGCACCGACTTGGTGCGATTTGCCCGCGGCGGTGCGCGCACGACGGGCGTGGACCTCTCCGAGACCGCGATAGACCTCGCGCAGCGCAACGTCGCGCTGCACGGTGTGGCCGATCGCGCCACGCTACGTGTGGCGGACGGAGAAGCCTTGCCATTCGAGGCGGATCACTTCGACTGCGTGTACGGGCACGGCGTCATCCCGTACACAGGCGATCCAGCTCGGCTATTGTCTGAATGTTACCGCGTGCTGAAGCGCGGCGGCCACGGCCTGTTCATGGTGTACAACCGCGTCTCGTGGCTGAACGCGCTGTCCAAGGTGATGCGCGTCGATCTCGAGCACGCCGACGCGCCGGTGCTTCGCAAATACTCGATTCCCGAATTTCGCGACCTTCTGGAGCAGGTTGGCTTTCGCGACGGGCGCATCGTCCCCGAGCGCTTTCCGGTACGATCGCGCCTCCACGGTGGCTGGAAGGGGGCCCTCTACAACACCTGCTTCGTGGGAACCTTCAACACGTTACCCCGCCCGCTCGTCCAGCGGTTCGGGTGGCATCTGATGGCGCTATACAGGAAGTGA
- a CDS encoding radical SAM protein codes for MAQTYAARYLTKAALSAPRDLLNGYVARRHPIHPTVLIFHITFVCDARCNMCSNWQRGDRKQDITLEQIERVLDSSLWKNLEICSISGGEPTTRNDLVDICRLVTDKLPRLRKLTLNTTGLTPHRAIPMLTKIVELCHARDVIFSARVSIDGVGEVHNDVRRVKRGFDKASETIAAMKALQKQYPFNFGISSTIFSMNLDDAENILAWARREKLDIVFNMVRFTEAMLGNAELEGDIKPVAKEEEQMRQFFLDRVRQDPLLDGQNFIYMHYADMIGNGYHRLAPCPFQSQGVMLNPDGGLFFCENSRVVGNACEEDPETIYFREASQAHREWIRSEKCPTCLSPCQMNVAAIKQVVPYAKFLVRASAEKRRYRSRELVPASA; via the coding sequence ATGGCTCAAACCTATGCAGCCAGATATCTGACCAAGGCGGCGTTGAGCGCACCCCGGGACCTGCTGAACGGGTACGTGGCCCGGCGGCATCCGATCCACCCCACCGTCCTCATCTTCCACATCACGTTCGTCTGCGACGCCCGCTGCAACATGTGCAGCAATTGGCAGCGCGGCGATCGCAAGCAGGACATCACACTCGAGCAAATCGAGCGCGTGCTCGACTCCTCGCTCTGGAAGAATCTCGAGATCTGCAGCATCTCGGGTGGAGAGCCCACGACGCGCAATGACCTCGTGGACATCTGCCGGCTGGTCACCGACAAGTTACCTCGCCTCCGCAAGCTCACGCTCAACACGACTGGCCTCACACCGCACCGGGCCATCCCGATGCTGACGAAGATCGTCGAGCTGTGTCACGCGCGCGACGTCATCTTCAGTGCCCGTGTGTCGATTGACGGTGTCGGCGAGGTCCACAACGACGTGCGGCGCGTCAAGCGCGGCTTCGACAAGGCCAGCGAAACGATCGCGGCCATGAAGGCGCTGCAGAAGCAGTATCCCTTCAATTTCGGCATCTCCTCCACCATCTTCTCGATGAACCTGGACGATGCGGAGAACATCTTGGCGTGGGCACGGCGCGAGAAGCTCGACATCGTGTTCAACATGGTCCGCTTCACCGAGGCGATGCTGGGCAATGCTGAGCTCGAAGGCGACATCAAGCCGGTCGCCAAGGAAGAGGAGCAGATGCGGCAGTTCTTCTTGGACCGCGTGCGCCAGGATCCGCTCCTGGACGGCCAGAACTTCATCTACATGCACTACGCCGACATGATCGGCAACGGGTATCATCGTCTGGCGCCGTGCCCCTTCCAGTCGCAAGGCGTCATGCTCAACCCCGACGGCGGCCTGTTCTTCTGCGAGAACAGCCGTGTGGTGGGCAACGCGTGCGAAGAGGACCCGGAGACCATCTACTTCCGAGAAGCGTCCCAGGCGCATCGAGAATGGATTAGAAGCGAGAAGTGCCCTACCTGTCTGAGCCCGTGCCAGATGAACGTCGCGGCGATCAAGCAGGTTGTCCCGTACGCGAAATTCCTCGTTCGCGCATCGGCGGAAAAACGTCGGTATCGGAGCCGAGAGTTGGTGCCTGCGTCAGCGTAA
- a CDS encoding flippase-like domain-containing protein encodes MSARAGRAEHWGGHRARTRPARGGCAPREPTGRRRLVALYALGGAAVQGPQESVRDPHLRRAQAAAVTRLLRSTWLRVIITSAILVYLVRQVDAGAAARAILGVCLWSVGLVGLLLALDRVTMIWRWVLLLKASETPVAFGPAARIFLVSSFVGSFLPAGVGGDAARAWSLGRHTAHNSAALASVAVDRLLGVIAIVLLGTMGALIWTQAEESALRDGILLLTAGVAIGTVAALWADRLVQRFLQTGWQTRQLGRILLRLADAVARYRRAPGVLASVFCLSLLVQVLRVLQAYVLGLGLGMEVPFTYYLVFMPIGLLMLLLPLSVSGFGLPQGVIVWLLHRVGVADELSFALSTLIVLSGIAGNLPGAWLYLRGQGVKGQGVKGSLL; translated from the coding sequence ATTTCGGCTCGAGCAGGTCGTGCGGAGCATTGGGGTGGCCACAGGGCTCGGACGCGACCTGCTCGCGGGGGCTGCGCTCCTCGTGAACCTACCGGGCGTCGACGCCTTGTCGCGCTATACGCGCTCGGAGGAGCTGCTGTTCAAGGTCCGCAAGAATCTGTTCGAGACCCTCACCTTCGTCGCGCGCAAGCCGCTGCCGTGACTCGCCTGCTCCGGTCGACGTGGCTCCGCGTCATCATCACGTCGGCCATCCTCGTGTATCTCGTCCGCCAAGTGGATGCCGGCGCCGCCGCGCGGGCCATCCTGGGCGTGTGTCTCTGGTCGGTTGGTCTGGTGGGCCTGCTGCTGGCGCTCGACCGCGTCACGATGATCTGGCGTTGGGTGCTGCTGCTGAAGGCCAGCGAAACGCCGGTTGCCTTCGGCCCAGCGGCGAGGATCTTCCTGGTCAGCTCCTTCGTCGGGAGCTTCCTCCCGGCCGGCGTCGGCGGAGACGCCGCGCGCGCATGGTCGCTGGGCCGGCACACCGCGCACAACAGTGCGGCGCTGGCGTCGGTGGCCGTCGACCGCTTGCTGGGCGTCATCGCGATCGTTCTCCTTGGGACCATGGGGGCCCTGATCTGGACGCAGGCGGAGGAGTCCGCGCTTCGAGACGGGATCCTTCTGCTGACGGCCGGCGTCGCCATCGGAACCGTAGCCGCCCTTTGGGCGGACCGCCTTGTGCAGCGTTTTCTGCAGACGGGCTGGCAAACGCGCCAGCTCGGCCGGATCCTGCTGCGGCTCGCCGACGCCGTGGCCCGTTATCGGCGCGCGCCTGGCGTGCTTGCATCGGTGTTCTGCTTGTCGCTGTTGGTTCAGGTGCTCCGCGTCCTACAGGCGTACGTGCTGGGGCTCGGCCTCGGGATGGAGGTGCCGTTCACGTACTATCTCGTTTTCATGCCGATTGGCTTGCTCATGCTGCTGCTACCACTCTCGGTCAGCGGATTCGGCCTGCCCCAAGGCGTGATCGTCTGGCTGCTGCACCGGGTCGGCGTCGCGGATGAGCTTTCGTTCGCATTGTCGACCTTGATCGTCCTCTCGGGAATTGCGGGAAATCTGCCGGGCGCATGGCTTTATCTCAGAGGGCAAGGGGTCAAGGGTCAAGGGGTCAAGGGATCCCTTCTTTGA
- a CDS encoding methyltransferase domain-containing protein — protein sequence MDLRRDHWALREPELRGQRGAQHYAGGHVHLDHAWAVQERILTFVADTFYRSFREKQLTDYGAGRRNRIERTRLELLTRHSRPPGRLLEIGPGHGSLGEAAIAAGWTYVAVEASDLLIEVLRAKGLEVLKAFVPPLPVDDAGYEVVYADQVLEHMSGIDAARAFTAEALRALKPGGVLFIVVPDYLKERTFFWDVDYTHNFVTTERRVRQLLYDGGFRLEQVVRSIGVATGLGRDLLAGAALLVNLPGVDALSRYTRSEELLFKVRKNLFETLTFVARKPLP from the coding sequence CTGGATTTACGACGTGATCATTGGGCACTGCGGGAGCCCGAGCTACGGGGTCAACGAGGTGCACAGCATTACGCCGGCGGGCATGTACATCTGGATCACGCGTGGGCGGTTCAAGAACGAATACTGACCTTCGTGGCTGACACGTTCTACCGGTCGTTCAGGGAGAAGCAGCTCACCGATTACGGCGCGGGGCGACGCAACCGCATCGAACGGACGCGGCTCGAGCTGCTCACGCGCCATAGCCGTCCACCCGGACGTCTCCTCGAAATCGGGCCGGGGCACGGGTCGTTGGGCGAGGCGGCAATCGCGGCCGGCTGGACATACGTCGCGGTCGAGGCAAGCGACCTCTTGATCGAGGTATTGCGAGCCAAAGGCCTGGAGGTCCTCAAGGCGTTCGTGCCGCCGTTACCCGTTGACGATGCCGGCTACGAGGTGGTGTACGCAGACCAAGTCCTGGAGCACATGTCGGGGATCGACGCCGCCCGCGCGTTCACGGCGGAGGCGCTGCGCGCGCTCAAACCGGGCGGTGTGCTCTTCATCGTGGTGCCTGATTACTTGAAGGAGCGCACCTTCTTCTGGGACGTCGATTACACCCATAACTTCGTGACCACCGAGCGGCGGGTCCGACAGCTGCTCTACGACGGCGGATTTCGGCTCGAGCAGGTCGTGCGGAGCATTGGGGTGGCCACAGGGCTCGGACGCGACCTGCTCGCGGGGGCTGCGCTCCTCGTGAACCTACCGGGCGTCGACGCCTTGTCGCGCTATACGCGCTCGGAGGAGCTGCTGTTCAAGGTCCGCAAGAATCTGTTCGAGACCCTCACCTTCGTCGCGCGCAAGCCGCTGCCGTGA
- a CDS encoding glycosyltransferase: MPTLLLGYDAATHGLNSVTAPAAPLRILMLAPEPFFEPRGTPFSEYHRIKALVEDGHQVDLVTYPFGGDVQLPNVRIVRCARPPFVHSVPVGPSLRKAILDVCLGATALRWALGRRNRYDAIHSHEEAGLLGVWLSRRLGVPHLYDMHSSLPQQLANFHFSQSRLLRRVFDWMEQTMVRDSRVIITICQELQDQVRTMGAGERAVLIENVMGGDVDDVPGPGREKLRAAWGITPEQPVVLYTGTFESYQGLDLLLEAAVHLRTRVPDAVVVIVGGAPEQVSGYQKRAAARGAPIFCVGQRPPEEIPHFVDACDVLVSPRIAGTNTPLKIYSYLRSGRPIVATDLWTHRQVLDETSAVLVRPDAEAVADGLTVLLRNPAERARIVDGARQLASAKYSRAGYVERTRRAYELLMDGSSRPVGHTPLPPVGQVRARSSKL, translated from the coding sequence ATGCCGACATTGTTGCTGGGCTACGACGCCGCAACGCATGGGTTGAATTCTGTGACTGCCCCCGCCGCTCCGCTCCGGATCCTCATGCTGGCTCCGGAGCCGTTCTTTGAGCCGCGTGGCACGCCATTCAGCGAGTATCACCGCATTAAAGCGCTGGTCGAGGATGGGCACCAGGTCGATCTGGTCACCTATCCCTTTGGCGGCGACGTGCAGCTGCCGAACGTCCGCATCGTGCGGTGTGCGCGGCCGCCCTTCGTCCACAGCGTGCCTGTCGGTCCCTCTCTTCGCAAAGCGATTCTGGATGTTTGCCTCGGTGCGACTGCGCTGCGCTGGGCGCTCGGCCGCCGCAATCGCTACGATGCCATCCATTCCCACGAGGAAGCGGGCCTGCTGGGTGTGTGGCTGAGTCGACGGCTCGGCGTGCCGCACCTGTATGACATGCATTCGAGCCTGCCGCAGCAGCTCGCCAACTTTCACTTCTCGCAGTCCCGTCTGTTGCGTCGTGTCTTCGACTGGATGGAGCAGACGATGGTCCGCGACTCGCGGGTGATCATTACGATTTGCCAGGAGCTGCAGGATCAGGTGCGCACGATGGGCGCGGGCGAGCGGGCGGTGCTGATCGAGAACGTCATGGGCGGCGACGTCGACGACGTGCCGGGGCCTGGACGCGAGAAGTTGCGCGCGGCTTGGGGCATCACGCCGGAGCAGCCCGTCGTGCTCTACACTGGTACCTTCGAATCGTATCAGGGGCTCGACCTGTTGCTCGAGGCTGCGGTGCATCTTCGGACGCGTGTGCCTGATGCCGTGGTCGTGATCGTCGGTGGGGCGCCCGAGCAGGTCAGCGGTTATCAGAAGCGAGCGGCTGCACGCGGCGCACCGATTTTTTGTGTAGGACAGCGGCCGCCCGAAGAGATCCCGCACTTCGTAGATGCCTGCGACGTGCTGGTCTCACCACGGATTGCCGGCACGAATACGCCGCTCAAGATTTACTCGTATCTGCGCTCGGGCCGTCCAATCGTTGCGACCGACCTTTGGACGCATCGTCAGGTGCTCGACGAGACGTCGGCGGTGCTGGTGCGGCCAGATGCCGAGGCGGTCGCCGATGGCCTGACCGTGCTGCTGCGGAATCCAGCCGAACGCGCCCGCATCGTTGACGGCGCCCGCCAGCTGGCCAGCGCGAAGTACAGCCGCGCGGGATACGTGGAGCGCACGCGGCGCGCGTACGAGCTGCTCATGGACGGCTCATCGCGGCCCGTCGGCCACACGCCGCTCCCGCCGGTTGGCCAGGTGCGCGCAAGGAGCTCGAAGCTGTGA
- a CDS encoding NAD-dependent epimerase/dehydratase family protein, translating into MRGAHAARVRAAHGRLIAARRPHAAPAGWPGARKELEAVKTLVTGVTGFTGGHLARYLKSRGAEVRGVVRPESASRPVVQDLRAAGIEIAEADLSDPLMVGEACDGAEVIYHVAAAYREAGQPATMYREVNVGGTLNIIHNARSRSVRRLVYCSTGGVHGHVANPPANEKAPFNPGDIYQQTKLEAEEEARRAGQGGDVEVVVARPIGIYGPGDTRFLKMFRGIARGRFPILGSGEVFYHLTYIDDLVEGFRLCGELPQAAGRTYLLAGPRYTTLNELTRLIADELKVKPPRLRLPVWPFWLAGAVCELVCVPLRVEPPLYRRRVDFYTKSRAFDTTRARTELAYEPKVDLPEGIRRTVAWYRAEGLL; encoded by the coding sequence ATACGTGGAGCGCACGCGGCGCGCGTACGAGCTGCTCATGGACGGCTCATCGCGGCCCGTCGGCCACACGCCGCTCCCGCCGGTTGGCCAGGTGCGCGCAAGGAGCTCGAAGCTGTGAAGACACTGGTCACGGGCGTAACGGGATTCACCGGTGGCCACCTGGCTCGGTACCTCAAGAGCCGTGGCGCCGAGGTGCGCGGCGTCGTTCGGCCGGAGAGCGCCAGCCGTCCGGTCGTCCAGGATCTGCGCGCGGCCGGCATCGAGATCGCAGAAGCGGATTTGAGCGATCCGCTGATGGTGGGAGAGGCGTGCGACGGCGCAGAGGTCATCTATCACGTGGCGGCAGCCTATCGGGAAGCAGGTCAGCCGGCGACCATGTACCGAGAGGTGAACGTCGGCGGAACGCTGAACATTATTCACAACGCCCGATCCCGCAGCGTGCGGCGCCTCGTGTATTGCAGCACCGGAGGCGTCCATGGTCACGTGGCGAATCCGCCGGCCAACGAGAAGGCGCCCTTCAATCCGGGCGACATCTACCAGCAAACCAAGCTGGAAGCGGAAGAGGAGGCGCGCCGGGCCGGTCAGGGCGGCGACGTCGAGGTGGTCGTTGCTCGGCCCATCGGTATCTACGGCCCGGGTGACACACGGTTTCTCAAGATGTTCCGTGGGATCGCGCGGGGCCGATTCCCCATTCTCGGATCGGGCGAGGTCTTCTATCATCTGACGTACATCGATGACCTCGTCGAGGGGTTTCGGCTCTGCGGCGAGCTGCCGCAGGCGGCCGGGCGGACCTATTTACTCGCGGGGCCTCGGTATACAACCCTCAACGAGCTGACGCGGCTCATTGCGGACGAGCTGAAGGTCAAGCCACCGCGGCTACGGCTGCCGGTCTGGCCCTTCTGGCTCGCCGGGGCGGTGTGCGAGCTGGTGTGCGTGCCGCTGCGCGTGGAGCCGCCGCTCTATCGGCGGCGCGTGGACTTCTACACCAAGAGCCGTGCATTCGACACGACGCGCGCCCGCACGGAGCTGGCATACGAGCCCAAGGTGGATCTCCCCGAGGGGATCCGGCGGACGGTCGCTTGGTATCGGGCGGAAGGGCTTTTGTAG